A window of Agrobacterium vitis genomic DNA:
CTTGTGCAGCTGACGGATCTGGCGCTTTGCGGCGATTTCGCCCGTATGACGATTTTTTCCAATGGCGCCAACAAGGATGCCGCCCTGAAGCTCGCCAATACTTTGCTGTCTGAAGAAATCCAGTCGGCAATCATCACCGAGCTCGGTGGCTTTCCGGGTGTGTCCTGGGATTATATTTCCAAGGACCTGCGCGAGAAATATGCCGATGTCATTCCCGCATCGATCCCGACATTCCCCAGCGGCGATTGGGAAATGGCGGTCAATGACGGCTGGTTCCGCAATGTCGCACCAGGCCTGGCGCGGGGTTGATGAGCGCGCCCAGTTCGCTGCCGCTTGATAAAGGGCGGGAGGCAAAGGCTGGACGCGGGCTGACTGGCCTGCTTCTGGTCGCCCTTCCTATCCTGCTCTTGGCCTGGCTGATCATTTATCCGATCATCTCGGCGGTGATCGGCACGCTTGTCATGACCACGCCGGAGGGCGGGTGGCACGTTTCCGCGGCGTCCTACCGGTTCTTCTTCAGTGACACCTACAGCCTGCGCAATCTCGGCATCACGCTCTGGACCACCGCCGTCTGTGGCGTTGTGCTGCTACTGATCGGCGTGCCGATTGCGCTCTACCTGCGCTTTTCCTCCAGCAGGCTGGCCGCTTATGTTCAGGCGCTGGCGATCTTTCCGATGTTCGTGCCGTCGATCATTCTATCCTATGCACTGATCCGCACCATCGGTCCAAATGGAACGGTCGATATCCTGCTCCACGCCGTGGGCCTGCCGAAACTGCCAACGCCCTATCTGACGCCCTGGGGACCTGTGATCGGTCTGGTCTGGGACAATTTGCCTTTGACCGTGCTGATGCTGACGGCGGGTCTCAGCGCCATTTCCAACAATGCCGTCGAGGCGGCGCGCGACGCTGGTGCAAGGCCTGTGCAGGTATTTTTGCATATCATCCTGCCGCGCATGGCCAATTCCTTCCTAGTCGCCAGTTCCTTTGCCATTCTCGGAATATTTTCGGCCTTTACCCTGCCCTATCTGCTCGGCCCGGCCTCGCCGGAAATGATGGGGCCTTTCATGCAGCGAACGTTTGCCGATCTGAACGATCCGCTGAATGCCACCACGCAAGCGGTGATCAGCTTCGGCTTTTGCCTGTTTTTCGGCGCGTTCTATGTCTATTCGATTGCCAGAAATCAGGAACGAACACGATGAGGCCCCTGCGATGAGAGTGGGTAGGATCGACTGGACGGGCCTTGCTTTCGCAGGCCTGCTCACCCTGTTTATCGCCCTGCCACTGCTGGTGGTCGGCACATGGGCCTTTACCGAGGTCTGGCGCTATCCATTAGTGATCCCGCAGCAATTCGGCCTGCGCTTCTGGTTCCTGACGCTTGGCCGCGCCGACGTCTGGGAGGCGCTCTTTCTCAGCCTGCGCCTCACCGCCACGGTGACATTGCTGTCGGCGGTGATCTGTCTTCCGGCTGCCTATGCCTTTGCCCGGATGAAATTTCCGGGCCGCAATCTGCTGTTCCTGTCTTTTCTTGCCTCGCATGCCTTCCCCAAATTCGGCCTGCTGGTGGCCATTGCGGCGATTTTCCTGAAGCTGCATCTGATCAGCACCTTCTGGGGCGTGGCACTGATTCAGCTGGTCGGCACGCTGATGCTGATGATCTGGATACCGGTTGCCGCCTTCCAGAATGTAGACCGGCGAATGGAAGAAGCGGCGCGTGATGCGGGCGCCCGGCCCTTGCGGGTTTTCTGGTCGATTACGCTGCCGCAGGCAGCGCCAACGATCTTTGCCGCCTTGCTCCTGACCTTCGTCAGCACGTTTTACGAAACAGAAGGCGCCTGGTTGATTGGCGCGCCACAGGTGCGCACCATGCCTGTCTTGATGGTGTCCTTCATCAACAATCAGATGGTGGTGCAATATGGCGCGGTGCTGTCGGTCATGCTGTGGGTTCCCTCTTTCCTCGCACTGATCTTTGCCCGCCGCGCCATCGGCACAGGCGCATTCGCCAAGGGCTTTGGCGCCTGAACAGACCCCTCATCGCCTGTAACCGGAACAGAAACGAACACCCATGGCCCAACTGACCCTTGACCGCGTTTCAAAGCAATTTCCAGGCTCGACCGCCGTCGATGCTTTTTCATTGCATGTAGAGGATGGCGAGCTGGTCTGCCTGCTCGGCCCATCCGGTTCGGGTAAATCGACGCTGCTGCGGATGATTGGCGGTTTCGAAGCACCAACCAGCGGCATGATCCGCATTGACGGCCAGGATGTCACCCGTCTGCCGCCGGAACGGCGACCGACCGGGATGGTCTTTCAAAGCCACGCGCTCTGGACCCATATGAATGTGTTCAAGAACATCGCCTTCGGCCTGAAGCTGCGCGGCATGGCGAGAAGCGAAATCGCTGACCGGGTCGAGGCAGCGCTGGCCATGGTCGGGTTGAAGGATTACGGTCAGCGCCAGACCTATCAACTGTCGGGCGGCCAGCAGCAGAGAGTGGCACTTGCCCGCTCGCTGGTGCTGGAACCGAAAATCCTGCTGCTTGATGAACCCTTTGCCAGCCTCGACCAGCATTTGCGCGAACGGCTGCGCGAGGAAGTGCGCGATATCCAGCAGCGGCTTGGTATTACCACCCTGTTCGTTACCCACGGTCAGGACGAAGCTTTGGCGCTGGCCGACCGTATCGTCGTGATGCGGGCTGGCCGCGCCGAGCAGATCGCCCCGCCGGACCGGGTCTACCGCGAGCCGGAAACCGAATTCGTCGCAGGCTTTATCGGCCAGATGAATTTCATTCCCGGCATAATGCGCAGGGGCGCATTCACCCATATTGACCTTTCCTTGGCGGTCGATGCTGATAGCAATCCAGAGGATGGCGATGCTGTGCTGGCCGTTCGGCCGGAAGCCCTGCATTTGTCGCCCACCGACCGGGCGGACGCGGCCTTTGTCTGCCGGGCTATCGATTTCGGCAGCCATCTCATGGTCGATCTTCAACTCGGTGATGGCACAAGGGTAAAGGCCATGACCGATCCGGGAACCGGCTGGCAAAAAGGCGACCGCGCCGAATTGCAGGTCAGGGCTTTCCGGGTTTTTCGCCACAATAAGGTGATCTGTGTGTCCCAGACCGCCGAGCGATTAAGGAGCTTTGCCAATGTCTGACGGCTTGTTTATCGAGCGTGACGGTTTCAGAACCATGCTGAAATGGCATCGCGGCCATAAGCAGGCGGGCGATATTTCTTTCACGCCGGACCGGATCACCGAGGGCATGGCGCTTGGCGCCAGCGTCGAAATCGATCTTGTCTGTCATGCCGGTGGCGGCCTGGCCGTGCTGCATGACGAGGTTTTGGACAAAGCCACCACCGGCCAAGGCCCGGTGCGTGCAGCCTCAGTGGAGCAGCTGCGCAGCCTGTTCCTGCGCGACCATGACGGACAGCCAAGTGCCCATAGGGTTATGCTGATCGATGATCTCGGGCGCGTTCTGGCCAGCACTTCCCATCGTGCGGGTGCCGTATTGCAACTGGATCTGAAGGAAAAGGTCAGCGACTTGACGCAGCAGGACATCGCCGCTTTCGTTGCCGCCATCGGGCCAGTGCGCGACCGTGTTATCCTGTCGGCGGGTGATGCACAGGCCGTCACCCGTCTCGCAGAGGCCCTGCCCGGCCTGCCGCTCGGTTACGATCCCTGCCATGGCGGCGCCATCGAACGATTGATGGAAAATGGCAACTTCGTTACCTTCATCGACGATGCTGTCGCCGCCATTCCCGACGCCGAGATGATCTATCTCGACCATGAGGCGGTGCTGTTTGCCGAGGATCGCGGTTTCAACATGGTCGCCGCCTTCCATGCGGCTGGAAAACGGATTGATGCCTATACGATCAACAGGGCGGACGAGGCATCGCTACCGCGCGTCCTGCGGCTGCTGGCACTGCAATGCGACCAGATCACCACGGATGATCCGGTCGGGCTTCAAGCGCTGATCGCCCTCTATGACAGTCAACGATCCATCGCAGGCTGAAACCCGGCGAGCAGCCAGGGATGCAACGCTGGCGAGGCGGCAAGAATGCCACCTCCGGCGTCAACCGGCATTCCGCCAAAGCCTGTGACCAGTCCCCCGGCCTCGGTCAGGATCAGGGCTGCGGCGCCATAGTCATGCACCTGCAGGCCATCCTCGAAAAACCCATCCAGCCGCCCACAGGCGACATAGGCAATCGATAGCGCCGCCGACCCAAGACGGCGCACGCCAGCGGTATTGTCCATCAACCGGCGGAGCGCCCGGTGATAGAGCTCCTCATCGACGCTTTTCACTTGTCCGGGGACCGGCAAGCCCGCTCCCACCAGCACATTCTGGACATCGGCCACATCAGCACACTGTAGTTTTTCGCCGTTCAGAGTGGCGCCCTTACCGATTTCAGCACTGAAAAGCTCATCGAGCATACTGTCATAAACCACCCCGCAGGTGATCACGCCCCGTTCGGCAATGGCGATGGTCATGCCGAAATGCGGCAGGCCCCAGGCAAAATTGGTGGTTCCGTCAATGGGATCAATATAGATGACCGGTGCATCTGGGCCACCTGTACGGTTGCCGGTCTCTTCCTCGCCCTGGATGGCATGGTCCGGAAAGGCCTCGGAGACACCGGCAACGATCAGGCGCTCGACGGCGACATCGATTTCCGTCTGGTAATCGCGCGGACCTTTGGACACCATCTGGTCGACATGACGGCGACGCAGCGATTGACGCGCCAGCGCTCCGGCTTCGAGAGCAATGCTGGCAAGGGCTAACAGGCGTGGAGAACTGTCAGGCGCGAGACGGTCGCGGGCGCTAAGATCGGTCATGGCACATTCCGGGATGTTTGGGACAATATCCTCGATTCAGGACAGAACGAGGTCGAATGAATGCCGAAACTTCGCGGAAATGGGCAGAAAAGCAAGTAAAGGATATATGACAGCCCGGCTATCCGCTATGTCGGATGCTGAGACGATCGCTCTCGGTATCAGTTCAGCAATTGTTGCTCGCGGCTGCGGGCCGCGGACAGCTCGGATGTCGTGTGATTGAGACGATCAGCCAGAACCCGGGTGATTTCCGAGGAGATTTCGGGAAAATCGCTCATCAGTTTCAGGAAGTTTTCCTTGCTGATTTTCAAAACTTCAAGACGCGAGGCCGCCCGCACGGTTGCGGTGCGCGACACATCGCAGAGAATGGCGATTTCCCCGACGATTGAATTGCTTTGAACTTCCGCGACCTTGATCTCGCCAGCATCCGAATTGACCAGAACATCGGCTGTCCCTGACAGCACGACATAGGCTGCGTCACCGACATCGCCCTGGCGAAACAGGTTCTGCCCCTCACGACAGGTCATCCGGTCGGAAGCAAAAGCAAGCAGCTTCAGCTTGGCTGGAGCAATCTGGGAAAACAGCGGCACGCGCCGCAACATTTCGACTTCGTCCTTCAGTAGCATTTGCGTCTTACCCCCTATCGCGCCTGATCACGATATTACGAGAGAAACTGTTTGAACATCCCGTCTTTGGCGGAAAGCTCTTCGAAACTCCCGGTTTCGACAAGATTTCCTTTGTCGAACACGAGTATCCTGTCAAAAAGCCCGCTTATATCCGCATTTGGTAAAACCCAGATGATCGAGGGCCGCTGACCGTCGCAATGTAGGTCCTGCATGATATGGCTGACGATCTTATCCTGCGCCCGCTGATCGAGCGCCGACAAGGGTCTGTTGAAGATGAAATAATCCGACCGCTTCACCAGCGCCCGCGCCAGATTGAGCTTCTGGCGCTGGACAGCGGTTAACCGCCGCCCCTGCGAGCCGACATCGAAATCCAGCCCGATCGACAGCACGCTTTCGGCAAGGCCGAGGTCTCTAAAAATGTCGCGAATGATCGCACGGATCCGGTCAGACGCATCGGCTTCGCGCACAGCCAGCCGCCCAAACAGCACATTGTCCATCAATGATGCCGACAGGGTGAACCGTTCTACGTCGTGACGTTCGATTTTTTCCGCCAGATCCGCGGGAACTCCGGCATGGAACTCGCGACGTGCATCGACGATCTTGTCCATCAACTCCTGCGTCAAAAGGCCGAAACGATGGCGCGGCTCGATATAGGCAAAGCTGAGGCGGATAATGCTGCTGCGCTCGCTGGCCGAGGCTTGCGTTACGGCTGTGCCATGGAGCTTTTGCAGCAAAGCCTCGTAGTCGGGAAGATCCTCCGCGCTCATGAAGGTCAATTGCTGGAAAAACGGATGGTCGGGCGGAAGGTCTCGAAACAATTCTACCGCATTCGCCGCGATTTCGAGCCCCATTGCATAGAACGCATCGCCAATGCCGGTATCACGCATCACCTTGCGAAAATAAGGATGGGCCGCCAGCCGTTGCCCATTGATCATCAAGGGTTTCATCTTGCCGAAAAGCAGATTTTCACCCACCGTCGCCTGGCTGTTATAGGCATCGGCCTCGAAGGGTACGACAATGTCGTCCAGATTCTCGTCGTGCAACCGGCGGCGCAGCGCATGGCGGATCTCGACGATTCGCTCTGTCAATTCCTGATGGGCAAGCGTATCCACTTGTGAACGCAGGGCGAGATCGAAAATATCCTCCGAAATCATCACAGCATCCAGAACCGGACGGATCACCTTCAAGAGTCCATCCGGCCCTTCAGCGCCAGCCGATCGATAATCCACCCAATCGCTGTTGAGATCGAGAAGCGGATTGCCGGATCTCTGCGCCTCCAGAAGGTCACGTTTGTTTCTGCGCGCCGCCAGTCCGTCATAGGTGACATCTGTCAAAGGCGCATGTTTCAACCCGTAGAGAAGATTGTCCCGCAGAGTTCCATGGAAGAAATAGGCATCCGAGGACACGAAGGAAAGCCGCCGCCCGGTGACCGATTCCGGCATGGTGAGAATATCCTGGCCACCAATGCTGATATGGCCGGATTCCGGCCACAGGATACGCCCGAGAGCTTCCGCCAGCGCCTCGCCGCCGCCACCGTTCTGACCGATAATCGCAACCGTCTCATTGGGGGCAATATCCAGCGAAACGCTATTGAGCAGGCGCGCGCCACTATCGTCGCAAAGCACCAGATTCGAGGCCACCAGTGCCTCGGAAAGCGGGCCGACCGGCGTGGCCGCGACCGTGTGAACCCGCGCATCGACCAATCGCTCAACATCGAATTGCTCGACCACTTGAGCATATTTGACCTGAACGTCCTGGCGGGCCTGATCCCAGTCTATCAATTCCTTCAGCGGACCTGGCAGGTCCTTATAGGCGCCGATAACAGCGATGAGCTGGCCGATGTCGAGCCGCCCCTCCAGAGCCATATACCCGCCGATAGCATAGAACAGAAACGGCGTCAGTTGGGCGAGGAAGTTATTGATGAATTTCACCATGAACTTCCACTGATAGAGATCGTAGCGGATCGAAAAAATCAGGCCGAGACGGGCGGCAATGTCAGCGCGCTCAAAATTGGATGTGTCATGGGCATGGATCGTATGAATGCCATCGACAATTTCGCCAACCCGGCCGGACAATTGACGCGCCGTTAGCTGACGCTGACGGCCCAGCTCCAGCAGCCGCCTACGCATGCGTGGAATGATAATGGCCTGAACGCAAACCATGCCAGCCGCAATCATTCCCAGCCAAACATTCTGAAGGATGATGAAGATCAGCGCCGTCAGAGCCTGCCCACCCAAAAGCGCGGGTTGGACAAAGGCATCGCCGGTAAAACCACCCAGCGGCTCGACCTCGTCCTTGATCATCGTGGCAATCTCGGCGGACTTGACCCGCTTGAAATGCACGGGCGGAAACCGCAGGACCCGATCGATCAACTCGAAGCGAATCCGGCGCAGCATGCGCTCACCAAGCCGCCCCTTATAGGTGTTGATATAGAATTTGAACAATCCGTTCAGCACGACAAGACACAGGAAAACAACGCTGAGAGCCATCAGCATTTGTAAGCGGTTCAGCTCGAAACCGCTGAAGATTTCCAGATGTCCGATCCATGGCAGGTCGAAGGCAACATGCATGAACGGCTTTGTCGCCCCAGCCTCTTCAAAGCCCTGGCCCTGAATAGGGCCATTGACGATCTGCTTGGGCAGATCGAAAGACAGGAAATAGGGGATCATCGACAGGCCGACAATGCACAGTATCCACACCTGTTGCAGAGAGGTGTTCGACCAGATGTAACGCCCCAGGCTTTTTTCCATCGTCACTCGTGAAATGCAGCGCCTGTCGTCCCACGCCCCATGCCGCGCGACAACGCCTTTGATCATATATGGCGCACTTCTCTTCGCTGTAAAGGCGATGACGCGCAGATGACGTTCCAACAGCCTTTCACGTTGGCTTCTGGCCTTCTATGAAGACTGTTTCCCGGCATCCAGCCCTGATTTATTGCAAAAACCGGTCCATCATTGCTTGGGACCTTTTCTGTCCATCCAACTGGACGGCATCGCGATGCAGGAGAATCAAACGCTCGGCCTCCGAAAGACCGGTGCGATGCAGATCGGCTTCCACGTCATCTCTCTGCATTTTAGCCATGAGCGGACCGGGTTGCAAAATCGTTACCCGCTGGCGAACACCCCGCAGCTTTTCCTCACCCAGTGTTATCCAGTCACCGGCGCAGTAGCCGGCAAAGGCATGGCTGGCCACCACTTCGCTTGCATATTTCTTGGTGAGCAACTGAAGCCTTACCACTTCATTGACTGCCGAACCGAAGGCTGAAAACGTCAACCGGTCACGCAGTCCGACATTGCCGAACATCACATTGCCGACATGCAGGCCGAGGCCGTAGCCGATAGGGGCCGCACCCTTTTTCCGACGCTCCGCGTTTAGGTCCGCCAGCCGCGACTGGGCCACACGAACAGCCGAAAGTGCCGCCTGACAAGCCTGCCGGGACGGGTCCTTGTGCCGGTCGCAAGGATACACGGCCAGAAACCCATCGCCCAGGAAACTGAGGATCTGCCCGCCATTGCGGTTGAACGGTGCAGCAATCGCATCGAAAAAATCATTCAACGTATCGATATAGGCTTGGCGGCCTTCTTTTTCGGCCAGCATGGTCGATTGGCGCATGTCGCCGACAACAAGTGCTGCCCGGATGGTTTCGCCATCACCCCGGCGGATCTGGCCATTCAGCACCCGCTTGCCGGCATCGCCCCCCAGATAGGTGGTCAGCATATTGTTGGAAAGCTTGCTGAGTACAGCCATTTTGGCGGCAACCGCCAGATGATTTTGAATGCGCAGCAACGCGGCAATCATCTCTTCGCTAAAGCCGTCCTTGGCATCCGTGGACCAGGAACCCAACATGCCCTGCACGGATTGATCACCGAAGGGCTGCATGAAGGCAAGATAATCGGTGACATTCTCCTTGCGCAAATCCTCGAAGATCTCGAATTCAACGGGACCTTCGGCGGGAATGCGCCGGCGCAAATAATCGAGATCCCGGCTCAGCAATTGATAATAGGGGCTCTGTAAAAACATATCCGTATTGTCGGCATCGTGACGATAGCCTTCAATCATCAGCCCGCTTTGTGGCCGCCAGGTAAAGCCAACCGCTTCGTAAAGCGGATGCAGCATGGCAAAGGACAAATGGACCCGAACGATTGGCAGACCGGCGGCGGCGATCCGGTCGCAAAAGCCCCGAACGATATCCTCGAGAGTGCTACCGGAAAGGGCTGCCTGTGTCAGCCAATCGGCGACTTTCTCCATGAAGATCGCCGAGACCGGTGCCGATGTAGTCGCCATGGAAGGTCCTATCAAAAAGACGTGTCGTTGAAAAACAGGCCATGGCCGGGTTCATGATAGGAAATAGGGATCTCCGCCACTCCAGACAATGGCAGCCAACGTCCACAATGCCTTATATACAGCATGTTTCAACAAACGGGAATCGGGACGATACTGTAGTTTTGTTTTCGCATCGGATTTTTTCGCCGCAGGTTATGTTTTGCCAACCTCGGAAAGATTGAGCGCATTGCGTGTCGCCTCATTCAGGATGAAGACTTTTAGCGGCTCCGCACGACCGCGAATGGAAATTTCCCGTCCGGCGCTTTCCGGCACCGCCAGACCCGCCAGAGTAGCGACCGGTTCGGAAATCACCAGTTGGGTTTCGAATTCCTTGGCCACCGATTCCAGCCGGCTGGCGACATTGACGGTATCACCAATGGCTGTGAGATTACGAACGCTGCCGTAACCCAGTGTTCCCACCACAGCCGGACCCGTATGGATGCCAATAGCGATCCTGAGCGGCACCGTCAGTTCATTGGCCAATTGCCGGTTCAACTCCTCAAGACCGGCAATGATACCGCTTGCCGCCTTCAGGGCCTGGCGACAGGCGGTCTCAGTCGAACCTGTGACGCCGAAAAGCGCCATCGCGCCATCGCCGATGAATTTATCCAGCCGCCCTCCTGCCTCTTCCACGGCATGACCGACCACGGCGAAATAGCGGTTCAGCAGAAAGACGATGTCGAAAGGCAGCCGAGTTTCCGTCAGCATCGTGAAATGCCGCAGGTCACAGAACAGTACGGCAATATCGCGTTCGCGGCCCGGAACCACTTCATGACTGCTATCGATCGTGGCGCTTTGCGGCATCGCCACCATAAGGGGCATGACTGTGAGGTTCGCCCTGGGCCGAAGCTGGCAGGCAAGCCGCACACCGGGGCCAGCCTTGATCCGGTTGAGCGTACCCTGTTCCAGCGTTTCAGCGGGCGGCAACAGCTGCTCTCCATCGATAACCTGGACGCGGCAGGTCGAGCACTGGCCCTTGCCGCCGCACACGGCATAATGCGGTTGACCAGCCAGTCGGCTGGCCTCAAGCAGCGTGAAGCCGCGGGGCACGCTGACAGCCTCGCCGTTCGGATAGCGGACGGTGATAAGGTGCGCCCGCTCGTTCATTCTGCGGGCGACACGCAGGGCGACAACCATGCCGATAGATAGGAAAAACAACCCATAAAGTGACAAGCGGATAATCTGGATCCACCCTGCTTCGCTGTCCGTCAATGCGGTCGGGTCATAGTAACCGCCTGGATAACCGCTCAACCAGAAGGCTGGGCTGGCAATCGTGCGGCCCATCTCGACAAAGCCAAGCAGGGACAGGATCGGCAGCAGAATGGCCACCGTCAGCAAACCCGCTTTGGACGATTCATACCATGGTCGGAACCGCAGCCAAAAATGGATTCCGATACAACCGTGCAGCCATAAAATGACAATGGCGAGCGATTGGCGCCATCCATCAACAGGCGACGTGGTCCACATGGAATGGACGACCGTCTGATAATTGTCACGCAGATGAAAGAGCGAGGAGGCAATCCTGGTCGCAACAATATGGTCGATGATCAATAGCGGCACCACCAAGCCAAGCACGATCTGCAACGCTTCGGATTTCGGCATGGTAAAGCTGCGGCGGATATAGACGGCGCGTAACACCAGACCCATGTGGGTGAGCAAAGAACCGTAAAGCAACACTGTGCCCGGAGGGGTACGCCAAACACCCAGAAACCACAAACGGGCGCGATCGGCAAAATCCACCGAAATCAACCCGGTGGCATGATTGGCCATGTGCATGGCGAGGAACAGGAAAATCACCAGCCCCGAACCAAGCCGGGCCTTGCGTATCCGGCGTTCCGACCAGAGGCTTTTTTTGACGTCCACGGCCATAGGTTTCAGTTCTTCAAAGCCACTTTCCGAAGATCCAGCAATGGCAGTTTTGACAAGACCTGTAAATCACCGCCGGGTTTCCTGATTGATTTTATCGATTGTATGACCAACACGGAAATCAAGTTTCCGAATTTTTGCCTGTGCTATCAGATATCGAGTGCAGTCAGATATCGAGAAGCATTCCGTCACGAGCCATAAGCGTCGCTGGAAACGCCTCCTGCGCCAATCGTTCCAGCAGTGCCATTTCGCTGTCGGTGCGCCATGGGGCGTGATGGAACAGCAACAATCGGCCCACATTTGCCTCCTGGGCCAATTTCACGCCCTGCTCCCAGCTCGAATGGCCAAACCCTCGATAACGCTGCATTTCCGCTTCGGTAAAGGCGGCGTCGTAGACCGCAATATCGGCATTGGCCATCAGCGCCAGCGCTGTCGGATCGAGTTCGCCGGGCTGATGTTCTATGTCAAACACCAATGCCAGCACCTTACCTGCCCATTCCACCCGGTAGCCGATGCAACCGCCCGGATGATTGAGCGTAAATGTGCCGATGGAAATACCAGGACGAGGCGTCAGAATATCTCCGGCACGAAAATCATGAAACTGCAGAGAGGCCTTGCAGATATCCATTTTCACGGGAAAATAGGGCGGACTGACGAATTGATGGATCATCTGATCCGTCGTCATGCTACCGGCAAGGTGGCCGGACCAGATATTGACGGTGATCTCAGGATTGTAGATCGGCTTGAAAAAAGGCAAGCCGATAATGTGATCGTAGTGACAGTGGGAAAAAAACAGGTCGACATTGCTGGTCTTGTCTCCCATCATATCCAGACCGGCCTGACGAATGCCGGAGCCGGCATCGAAAATGAGCCTGTGTTCGCCGCAGCGCACCTCGATACAGGGCGTGTTCCCGCCATAAACATCGAATTCCGCGCCGCAGACCGGGATACTGCCGCGAACACCCCAGAATTTCACCTGAAACACGCTACTGTTCACTTTTATCCAAAGAGTTTCGGTCGCGGGATTAGGACGATTGGTTTTGGACCGGTTACCAATACATCATTCCTGAAATTACCAAGGATGCAAAGGGAAATGTCAGGTGCCTTATATCTGCCAGTGCGACTTTCTCAAAATTGCTTGCAGGGGTTTAGCCATACTCTGTCCTATCGATTATCCGACGCAATCGAATTTCTCCAATTCCGCTTCATATTCCCGCGCACCATCGTCCTTGGCGAAAAGCACACAGGGACCGTTCGAGCCTCGTGGATCATAGGAAAACCCTTTACTGGCAAGGGCCATGGTAATATCGCGTACCCCAGAAAGGCCATAGAGATGGTCATGCAATTCAAGAAAAATACGCTCTATACCTATAAGCGCTGCATTCCCTAGCAAATCGCGCTCTGCACCTTCTATGTCCATTACCAACACGTTTATCGCATAAGTCTCTATAAAATCATCGATATTCTGCGAAGTAATCGAAATTTTCCGCTCATAAGGCCCCTGGTTGATATCCATCGAAGACATCCACAAATCTTTGCGGATATAAAACGAGTAAGACTGAGGTATACCTGCGGTCAACAATCCGTGCTGCAATACCACATTGGCAATATCATTGGCAGCAATGACGCGATGGGCGAGAGCCGCCGTCACGGGATTTGCCTCAAAGGCCCAAACCTGCACACCAGGAACTCGTGCTATAAGCGAGGTGATCACTCCTAGCCCTGAGCCCAACTCCAATATTCTGTCATTCTGCCTAACAGCCCTTGAGACCCATTTGGCTTCCTTGGCCTCATAGCTGCTGCTGGTTAATGCCTCCCAAATCACCGGGGATACATCATCGGGCGCAAGAGGGACCGATACACCATGTACGTTTAGCATGTTCGTGCAGTATTCCATTTCTACTCGGATTGGTCATATTCAGTATGATCCAAACAAACTCGCGGTTTTGTCTCGTTTTTCTTTTCAGAAAGTCCAACCCACTTTCCTGCCAAGGTCTAGGGCCTCGAAAACTACGCCTACCCTTATCGTGTAAATCCCCTCAATTTAAAAGGCAAAATTCCAGAGATTTTAGAGCCGGCTTCGATTGAATGCGACACAATTATTGCGAGCATACACCACTACGAACACTCCTCAGAGATTATCTCCTGGTGATTTTTCTCGTCACGAAGATGCATTA
This region includes:
- a CDS encoding MBL fold metallo-hydrolase, translating into MNSSVFQVKFWGVRGSIPVCGAEFDVYGGNTPCIEVRCGEHRLIFDAGSGIRQAGLDMMGDKTSNVDLFFSHCHYDHIIGLPFFKPIYNPEITVNIWSGHLAGSMTTDQMIHQFVSPPYFPVKMDICKASLQFHDFRAGDILTPRPGISIGTFTLNHPGGCIGYRVEWAGKVLALVFDIEHQPGELDPTALALMANADIAVYDAAFTEAEMQRYRGFGHSSWEQGVKLAQEANVGRLLLFHHAPWRTDSEMALLERLAQEAFPATLMARDGMLLDI
- a CDS encoding FkbM family methyltransferase, producing the protein MLNVHGVSVPLAPDDVSPVIWEALTSSSYEAKEAKWVSRAVRQNDRILELGSGLGVITSLIARVPGVQVWAFEANPVTAALAHRVIAANDIANVVLQHGLLTAGIPQSYSFYIRKDLWMSSMDINQGPYERKISITSQNIDDFIETYAINVLVMDIEGAERDLLGNAALIGIERIFLELHDHLYGLSGVRDITMALASKGFSYDPRGSNGPCVLFAKDDGAREYEAELEKFDCVG